The nucleotide window TAGTTACCCTTAGGTTTGTGATGGGTGGTGATGCTTTTCGTAGGGCGGGACTATCCTTCGGAAGTCCCAAGTATTATCTAATGTTCGGCTCACTTCTGGTATTGCTTTATGGTGGTATGGCGTGGTTAAACTGCAACCTAGGCTTAGGTACGCAGGTTAGGTTAGAGGATCTGCTAGCCTATCCAAGTGTTGGAACATCCGAGATAATAGGCGCGCTCATCCTAATGGGGGTTCAGTTGATAATCATATCGCCCTTTGTCATGTTGCCTGTAACGTTTGGTGAGGAGTATGGTTGGAGAGGTTATCTCCAAACAGAGCTGACAGGTATTGTAGGTAAAGTGAAGGCGGCGCTTCTTGTCGGTCTTATATGGGGTGTCTGGCATGCGCCCGTGATAGCTATGGGTCACAATTATCCGGGCTATCCTATTGAAGGTATGCTTTTGATGATTGCATACACAGTGACACTGTCTGTGATCTTCGGCCTAGCCTTCATAAAGTCGGGCAGTGTTTGGCTCGCCTCCTACGTACACGGTGTGAACAATCAGTCCGCCTCTTTCTTCTATACCCTATACTGTATGCCTACGCATCCTATACTCTCCTTCGGCATAGGTTTATACGGCATAGCAATATTCGCCATAGTGGCCGCACTCCTACTAAAGAGCAAGGCGTGGCGGTAGTGCGTCTTAAAATAATTCGTGAATAGAAGTTACTTGGTCCCAGAATGGCTATGCGCTCATGGTAGCGACGTTCTACAGAGTGAATATCTCAATCAAATCTTTGTCCTGAAGCACATGATCAGCACCTACTTTTTGGCCTTGCACTTTGACGGATGTGCCCCAAACCCTTGCATACCTAAAGTTCTCTGCAAGCTCTTTATGGATAAGGTACGCAAGCTGACCCACAGTTGTACCGATCGGCACGACTATTGGCTTTCTTGCGATTACTCCGTCCTTTTGTGTGTAAACCCTCATGAGCCCTAGGTTTTCGAATATCAGTCGTTTCAACTCTTCCAAACCCTTCCCATCTTTTGCAGAGATCTTTACTAGAGGGGTTTCGAGTTGTAAGTTCAAATCTTCAATTTCGTCTATATTTCCAGACATAAGGTCAAACTTGTTAAGTATTACAAGTCCCTTCTTGTAAACGAATTCGTATATGACTTGCTCTTCGATGTCCTCAATCGTGGCATCACCTATTATCTTGACTACCGCATTCCTTATTCCAACACTTTCAAGTAACCTTTTGATCTCATCCACGGTGCCATTAAACTTACCAAACGTTACAAGTCTTATACCACCGCTATCTTTTTTCTCAAGTATGACTTTCGTCCGCTCCTTCTTTAGCACCACACCAACGTCTTCTAGCATTTCAACAATTTTTCTGAATTGCTCGAGCGGTCTGTTAGATGCGTCTAGAACTACTACTATGAGGTCGGCATTTCTTGCCATACCAAGACTCTTATATGCTATGCTTGTCTCTTCCAACGTCTCCGTTAGAATGGCTGGAAGCTCTACAATCTGTATCTCAACATCTTCATATTCCATCATCCCTGGTATGGGTCTTCTCGTTGTCATAGGATAATTAGCTATCTCGGGTTTTGCGTTCGTGAGCATCGCAAGTAACGAAGACTTACCTGTGTTTGTGGCACCTAGCAGGACAACTTGGGCTGCGCCTTCTCTTTCAATACTAAAATCGTCCCTTCTTCCACCCTTTGCCGGTTTGTGCTCAAGTTCGCGTCTAAGTTGGGCGAGTCTCTTCTTCAGCTGTCTGAGCATTTTCTCTGTGTGTTTATGATGGGGTATGCAGGATATCGCTTCCTCTAATGCCTTGATTTTTTCCTCGTGCGTCCTTGCCTCTCTGTACTTAGCTAGCTTGGCTTTTGCCTCTGCCGGCAGGTTCGTTGGCATGATTGGCCCAACTTATCAATGTATGGAACTCTCTTATTTACGTTCTTTTTAGTTTCGATAAAACAGTTTTCAATTTAACTTCTTTACGAGAACTACCACGGCCGCTCTGACTAAACGTAAAAGGGCTAGTGTCGTGAAAACAATAAAACAACCAACTCATCGATATATAATACCAAGCACTAACGGGCCTTACGAGATATCCGACGTTACTCATGGTATTGAGGATTCCCATGGGAATGCAATGGTGCGAATATAACCGCAGAGATGGAAAAGTAGGACATAAGAAGATTCACCGTCACATGATCTCATCCAAAAAATTAGCGGAGGTTAAAAGCAATTTATGACTACAACCGCACTTACGAACAATGCCATGGCGAGTACGACCCAGCGGCATTTTGTTATAATGCCTTGTTTCCTTTCTTATGACACGGGTTTTTGCTTTAATAAGTGCGTTCTTAAAGATTTATCAAAGCTCCTAGGGTTTTAGGTGGGAAGAAAGCCGTTGACCGTGAAGATACTATTCAATGAATCGTCAGAGATCTTAAAGGAAGCTGGGCTGTCAGACCCAAAGCTTGAGATACCAAAATCTTCAGAATATGGTGACGTCTCATGCACTTCCGCCTTTGAACTTGCTAGAAGATTGAATAAAAGTCCAATGGAAGTTGCTTTAGACATCGCATCGAAGGTTAAAAGTATTATCGAAAGAAAGAAAGGTCTAATAAAATCCGTAGAGGTCATTAGACCTGGATTCATCAATTTCTATGCTGATTGGCCTTCATACGCAGTTAAAATAATTGAGGAAGTCCTATCCGCCAAGGCATACGGTTCCTCCGACATAGGAAAGGGGCGACGCGTACTCATAGAACATACAAGTGTGAATCCGAATAAGGCACTACACGTGGGTCATGCGAGGAATGTGTGCCTCGGTAGCGCATTAGCCAGGTTATACGAGTTTGCAGGCTTTGACGTCTTAGTGGCCAACTATATCGATGACAGTGGGAGCCAGATGGCCGACATCATACTGGGCATCAGACATCTAGGATACCCAATAGAACCACCGGAGGGTATGAGGTTTGACGAGTATTGTGGTGACAAAATCTACGTCGAGGTCAACAGGTTGCTAGAACAGAACCCTCAGCTATCTGAGAAGAAACGTCAGTTAATTAAAGAAATAGAAGATAGATCAAGCGACAACTTCATGTTCAGTAGAGAGATAGCTATCAGGGTCTTGAAAGAGCAACTAAAGACTTGCTGGAGGTTAGGCGCATCCTATGACATTCTAAACAGAGAAAGTGATGTTGTTGCATTCGGATTATGGGAAGAAGTATTTTCAAAACTTAAGAAAAATAATGCTTGCTATCTCGCGACCTCTGGACCAAAGGCCAACTGTTGGTTGTTGGATCTCTCGGGTCACAAAACGCTCAGCAAAGAGGGTGATGAAGTGCTGGTAAAAAGTGATGGGACTACAACGTACGTGGCAAGAGACATAGCGTATGCCGCATGGAAACTCGGAATCATTGAAAGAGACTTTAAGTACAAAATATTTGACAAAAATAAGGATCAAAGTGACATACTCATAACTGATATAGACGGTGAGATCGAGTTTAAACTTAAGAATATTGATATGACAATAACTGTCGTGGATGTAAGGCAGAGACGACCGCAGGAGATAGTGAAATATGCACTTGGACTAATTGGTGCAGACTCATCGAAATATGTGCACTTCGCTTATGAGGTCGTTTCTCTGAGCACGAAAGAAGCAGAAAGGATGGGTTTAAACGTCGGCGACACGGAGTTCGTTCATATGAAGGGCAGGGAAGGCATATACGTGAAGGTTGACTCAGTTATAGATTCCATAAAGAAGAAGGTGATGTATGAAACAGCTCAAAGACACCCTGAATGGCCCCCTCAAAAAGTTGAACACGTCGCAGAAAACGTAGCCATTGGTGCACTGGTGTACGCATTGGTGAAAGGCGACGCAGATAAAATAATAATCTTTGACAGAGAGGAGGCTTTAAAGATTGAGGGGGATACCGGACCGTACTTACAATATTCTTATGCGAGGGCTTGTAGGATACTTGAGAAGTCACCAATAAAAGAGGAGGTTAAGCGTAGAGAAGCCTTAGAAAAGCAAGAAATAGCCCTCCTCAGAGAGATATCTCTCTTCCCCCTTGTGGTGGAAGAATCCGTAAAGTTGATGCTGCTCAAGAAGCTTGCCAACTATGCATATAACTTAGCATCGGCCTTCAATAACTTCTATGAATCTTGTCCTGTATTAACAGACGATGAAGAGACCATGAAGTTTAGACTAAGTCTTATCAAGGCTTATCTGATAACTATGGGCAATTGCCTAAGGATTCTTGGCATACCTATAGTTGAAGAAATGTAAGACTAATTAAAGACCTGTTTTAATGAAAAGGTATTTAGCTAACAACTAATAAAAGCCGGAAGAGACCGATAAGACATGAACAGCGGCGAAAATATGGCAGTGAGGCTATTGGAGTCGGACGACAAGTCAATTAAGATAGAATTCGAAGGTGTACCACTAGCTGTAGCCAACGCTATAAGGAGGTTTATAATATCCGAGGTGCCTACGATGGCGATCGAAGAGGTGCTGATCATAGAGAACAGCTCCGGAATGACTAATGAAGTACTTGCCCACAGGATATCCTTAATTCCCTTCATCTCAAACATCGATCTTTATGTACCACCGGATGAGTGCACATGCGGCAGCAAACTAGGTTGCGAAAAATGCGTTGTTAGATACGTCCTAAAGGCAGAGGCGGTTGATCAGCCTATAACCGTATACTCTGGGGATATGATACCGGAGGACCCAAACACAACCGTCGTCCCCGTCAGTGGTAACATACCTATCGTTAAGTTAGCGCCTGGCGAGAGGATAGAACTTGAACTCTACGTTAGGGTTGGAAAAGGGAAGAAGCATGCTAAGTGGCAACCGGGTATAGCTACGCTATATGAGTCTAAAGAAAGTGCCGATAAGAGAGTACTTTTCGTAGAATCCTTTGGATTCCTGGAACCGAAGAGAATGGTACTCGAGGCCATTAAAATTCTTAACAAGAAGATAAATGAGTTAATGCAGACAATCAGGGAGAGTGATCAGCATGCTTAATTTACAAACATATCGTGCACTCAAAAAGTTAGCAAAGGAATCTAGATTTTGGAGAGCGATTCTCAAGGAGGCGAATAGACCTAAGAGGGTAGTAAACGTGTACAAGTTGAACAGGTATACAAAAGACGGCGAGGTTGTCTTTGTTCCAGGCAAGTTGTTAGGGTTCGGGAATATAGACCATCCCGTTACGGTATCCGCTTTTGCATTCTCCAAGTCTGCATACGAAAAGGTCATAAAAGCCGGTGGCAACATTCTCTCTATAGAGGATTTTATGAAACTCTATCCAAAAGGAAGGGGTGTAAAAATAATTGGTTAATGTTCAGAATTACGTACAAGAGGAAGAGATAGCCGTCGATGCCACTAACCTAAAGCTAGGTAGATTGGCGTCTTACGTAGCAAAGAATCTCATGCAAGGTAGGAGGGTCGTTGTCGTAAATGCTGAGAAAGCTGTAGTCACCGGAAACAAGAAGGCCATTCTTGAGAGGTATCTTATGCTCGTAGGGAGGAGCCAAAAGAGGTCAATACATAGGCCGAGTGTATGGTATCCTAGAACACCAAATAAGCTGGTTTGGTATGCTATAGTGAGGATGCTCCCGAGGAAGAAAGCCAAAGGTAAAATGGCGACGCACAGACTTAAAGTGTACGTGGGCATACCAGAAGAATACAAGAATGCAAAGCTGGTATCTTTTGAAGATGCCAAACTAACCAGTATCAGGAATAGGAGTGGTAAGCTTATAAGATACATGACAATCGAGCAAATATCTAGGGAATTAAGGGGTGGGGGACAAAAGTGAGCAAGGTGCTTGAACAGATATTCGTAGGAAAGAGGAAAACGGCCGTGGCAAGGCTTAAGGTGAGACATGGGAATGGTGAAGTACTGATAAATAACGTGCCCGTCGAGATGATCGGTAACGAAATTGCTATTAAAAAAATATTAACACCTTTGCATTTTGACGAGAAATTTTGGAAGACACATACTTTTGATGTAAATGTTTCAGGTGGCGGAGTTCTAGCCGCCGCTGATGCTATAGCGATCGCGATAGCAAAAGCTATTGCAGCTCACAGTTCTAAGGCAAGAGAGGCTATACTCCAGTTTGACCGCGCGTTATTGGTGGATGATCCACGCAGGGCCGAACCTAAAAAGCCAAATAGAAGATCAGCAAGAAGATTCAAACAAAAGTCATATAGGTAAAGTGTTAAAGTAGGTGAAATCCAGCTTGATGTTTCCGATCAGATGTTTCACATGTGGCGCCCTAATAGCGGATAAATGGGAGGAGTATAAGGCTAGGGTGGATGCAGGTGAGAGCCCTGCCAAGGTTCTCGACGAACTTGGTATAAAGAGGTACTGTTGTAGAAGAATGTTCATATCTTCAGAAGATTATTTTGACGAAGTTGTGGAGTTTAGGTCAAAGTTTGGTAAGAAAGGAGACACGAAGACGTGAGTAACCCGTCAGAAATTGTGGATGCGTGCGCCAGGATAGTGCTCGATAGCAGGGGCGACGAAACAATAGAGATCGAGATTAGAACGGTCAAAAGTCTGGGAAGGGCCGCGGCTCCTGCTGGTAAGAGTAGAGGTATAAAAGAAGTTGTTTCTTACCCTTCAGGTGGTGTAAAAGAGTCTCTTGAAATCTTCGAGAGGTTTATAAAAAAACGTCTAATTGGTCTCGATGCATCTGAACAAGAATCAATAGATTCGATGCTTAAAGAGATCGACGGTACCGATAAGTTCGAAAAAATTGGTGGAAACCTCGCTTATGCCGTATCTCTTGCGACAACCTTAGCGGCTTCAGCATCTCTAGGAAAACAACTTTATGAGTTTTTGAATCCTAATGCTTCGGTTATTCCATTACCATTGGGCAATGTGCTGGGTGGAGGTAAACATGCGGGTAAAGGGGCGCCCGACATACAAGAGATGCTGGTCGTCCCGCTTAATCCTAGAACACCTTTTGATGCAATAATGACGAACGTCCTGGTTCATAAAGAACTGGGAAAAATTCTTCAGAAGAAGTTGCCAAACTTTCCACTTGGAAAGGGCGATGAGGGAGCATACGCACCGAACATGCGTATTCATGATGCTTTAGAAAGCGTCGTTGAGGCTGTCGATAAGGTCTCAAATATGACCGGTATAAGGCTTGGTGTCGGTATAGATGTGGCTGCATCGAACCTATGGGATGGGAATAGAGGACGCTACGTTTATGAGAACGAGGGCAAGCAGATGACCAGGGACGAACACATAAGCTACATAATATCCCTTGCGCGAGAGTTTAATCTGGTTTATATTGAAGACCCCGTTGAAGAGTACGACTTTGAGGGCTTTAGGGATGTACTTAAGAGTGTGCCAGGTGTTTTGGTCTGTGCCGACGACCTTGTGGTGACCAATGCAGCACTTATTAAAAAAGCTGGTGAGGCTGGAGCCGCTAATGCAGTGATTATTAAGCCTAACCAAGTTGGAACACTTACCGATACAAGGACCGCATGTAAAGTTGCACATGATCTTGGTATAGTGCCCGTAGCATCCCATAGGTCAGGAGAAACACCTGAAGGACACCTTGCCCACATAGCGGTCGGACTTGAGTGTAAATTAATTAAGTCGGGCATAATTGGTGGTGAAAGGGTCGCAAAGGCGAACGAGTTGTTAAGGATCGGAGAAAATCTAGGTAGTAAGTTAAGGATGGCAACGTTGGGAGGTGGATAAATGGAATCAACACAATCGGCAGAAGCAGAGATTATAGAGCTATTCGTGAAGAACGCAATGCATGTCGGCTCAAAGGTTAAGGTGAAACACGCTGAGAAATTCATATATAAGCTGAGACAGGACGGCATCTATCTGATAGATGTAAAGAAGACAATAGAAAGGCTTAACGTTGCAGCAAAATTCATCTCGTTCTTCCCGCCGGAAAAAGTTGCCGTGGTTTCAACGCACGTTTATGGTGTAAGAGCGGTCCAGAGGTTTTGCGAACTTACCGGTTGCATACCTGTCGTCCAAAAAATTCGTTCAGGAATGTTCACAAACAGGGTCTTAAAATACTATATGGAGCCCCAACTCGTACTAGTCTCCGACCCCCGCTACGATGCCCAGGCAATAGAGGAGGCGGCAATAGCTAGGATACCGGTGATAGCGTTCTGCAGCACGGACAATATGCTCAGCAACATAGATCTAGCCGTTCCAATAAACAACAGGGGAAAGTCATCCCTACCATATGCATTTTGGTATTTAGCGAAGCGTGTCTTAATAGAGAGAGGTCTGCTGACGCCGGAGAAGGAAGCAGAAATAACGCCAGAAAGCTTCATGTCAACGTCGGTCACTTAGGCTTTACGTGAAATTTTAATACAAGTATTATCTAGACAGTTATATAGACTAGGAATGGGTATACGTAAGCCGGTCGTCGCCGGCAGCTTTTATGCTGGTACCCAGAAGCTCCTGATAGAGCAGATAAAATGGGCTTTTTTACATCCAATTGGTCCAGGAAGGTTGCCAAAGGATGTATGGGGTGATAAGAGAATACCTGCACTCGTATGCCCCCATGCTGGCTACATATACTCCGGGCCCGTAGCAGCCCATTCATACACCTCTATCGAAGGTAGAAAGAAGCCGAAAGTCGTGGTTATAGTAGGACCTAATCACTCTGGTATAGGTTCAGAAGTTTCTGTATATCCGGAAGGTGAATGGTATACTCCGCTCGGTAGTGTGCCGATCGACTCAGATTTGGCCAAGCGCATCTCGAAGAACTCGGATCTTATAAGCTTAGATGAGTACTCGCATGATGAAGAACACTCACTCGAGGTCCAACTTCCGTTTCTTCAATATACATTAGGAACGTTTAGACTCGTACCCATCGTGATGTTAAACCAAGATAAGGATGTAGCAAAGGAAGTCGGTAGGGCTATAGCAGAATCAGTTCGTGAGCAAGACGTGCTACTTATCGCTTCGTCGGATTTTACACATTATGAACCAGACTCCGTCGCTAAGAAAAAAGATACCATGGCAATAGAGCGTATAAGCGCTTTAGATGTTGAAGGGTTTTATGACGTGGTATTCAAACATAGAATTACAGCATGTGGTTACGGACCAGTGGCTGCTATAATGACGGCATCAAAGATTTTAGGTGCCAAGAATGCTAAGTTGTTAAAGTACGCAACGAGTGGGGACGTTACTGGTGATAGGTCGGCGGTCGTTGGGTATGCCTCTATACTCATAGAGATAGAGTTAGAAAGTCAGTGATCTACGATGGGGCTGACTTATTACGGTTACCAATATAAGTAGGCATACGCTCTATAAAACTCATGAGAGCGAGCTTAAGGGACATCATTGAAGATATACTCGCAAAGATTGAGGATAAACGCGTTATAGGTTTAATAACCTACCGTCACTACGCTGAGGAGCTTGCCCTCTACGAGAAGTTCGGTAAATGCGGCTTTGCTATAAGCGTAGTCATGGCGGACGGTGGTAGAATCACATACCATATGCTAGTAGAGGTCGAAAAAGATTCTAGAAGTAAAGAAGCAGGCGGAAATGTTAGATACGTGCTGTTAGAGGAGGAAGAAGGTAAAAGGAAGTTCAGCGTTGTAAAGGCCAGTTATAGAAGTCGAGAGGACCTTCTTAAGAGCATAGATAGGATTAGGAAGTCTTTTTATAGAAGAATACTCCAGGGTCGAGTGTGACATTGTAAAAATATTTAATATATCTGCGAATCTCGGAATATCATGAGTAGAACTAAAACAAAAATAAGCGAACAATTGATGTAAAAAGTAGCAGATTAGGTGGATA belongs to Aigarchaeota archaeon and includes:
- a CDS encoding CPBP family intramembrane metalloprotease, producing the protein MLSEVNVRRKRTIRFVTLTFALTYCLNLGMALAFDFKLPVEARTSMMTMMLVPAFSAIVLKMFFEKDSDIYFRTFREKTRLFFYYFLLYFAVFLILSIMSWISPQYVGLADTLTFVMTSLGLLILVTLRFVMGGDAFRRAGLSFGSPKYYLMFGSLLVLLYGGMAWLNCNLGLGTQVRLEDLLAYPSVGTSEIIGALILMGVQLIIISPFVMLPVTFGEEYGWRGYLQTELTGIVGKVKAALLVGLIWGVWHAPVIAMGHNYPGYPIEGMLLMIAYTVTLSVIFGLAFIKSGSVWLASYVHGVNNQSASFFYTLYCMPTHPILSFGIGLYGIAIFAIVAALLLKSKAWR
- the rpsI gene encoding 30S ribosomal protein S9, whose protein sequence is MSKVLEQIFVGKRKTAVARLKVRHGNGEVLINNVPVEMIGNEIAIKKILTPLHFDEKFWKTHTFDVNVSGGGVLAAADAIAIAIAKAIAAHSSKAREAILQFDRALLVDDPRRAEPKKPNRRSARRFKQKSYR
- the amrB gene encoding AmmeMemoRadiSam system protein B; the encoded protein is MGIRKPVVAGSFYAGTQKLLIEQIKWAFLHPIGPGRLPKDVWGDKRIPALVCPHAGYIYSGPVAAHSYTSIEGRKKPKVVVIVGPNHSGIGSEVSVYPEGEWYTPLGSVPIDSDLAKRISKNSDLISLDEYSHDEEHSLEVQLPFLQYTLGTFRLVPIVMLNQDKDVAKEVGRAIAESVREQDVLLIASSDFTHYEPDSVAKKKDTMAIERISALDVEGFYDVVFKHRITACGYGPVAAIMTASKILGAKNAKLLKYATSGDVTGDRSAVVGYASILIEIELESQ
- a CDS encoding 50S ribosomal protein L18e, translated to MLNLQTYRALKKLAKESRFWRAILKEANRPKRVVNVYKLNRYTKDGEVVFVPGKLLGFGNIDHPVTVSAFAFSKSAYEKVIKAGGNILSIEDFMKLYPKGRGVKIIG
- the rplM gene encoding 50S ribosomal protein L13; amino-acid sequence: MVNVQNYVQEEEIAVDATNLKLGRLASYVAKNLMQGRRVVVVNAEKAVVTGNKKAILERYLMLVGRSQKRSIHRPSVWYPRTPNKLVWYAIVRMLPRKKAKGKMATHRLKVYVGIPEEYKNAKLVSFEDAKLTSIRNRSGKLIRYMTIEQISRELRGGGQK
- the argS gene encoding arginine--tRNA ligase yields the protein MGRKPLTVKILFNESSEILKEAGLSDPKLEIPKSSEYGDVSCTSAFELARRLNKSPMEVALDIASKVKSIIERKKGLIKSVEVIRPGFINFYADWPSYAVKIIEEVLSAKAYGSSDIGKGRRVLIEHTSVNPNKALHVGHARNVCLGSALARLYEFAGFDVLVANYIDDSGSQMADIILGIRHLGYPIEPPEGMRFDEYCGDKIYVEVNRLLEQNPQLSEKKRQLIKEIEDRSSDNFMFSREIAIRVLKEQLKTCWRLGASYDILNRESDVVAFGLWEEVFSKLKKNNACYLATSGPKANCWLLDLSGHKTLSKEGDEVLVKSDGTTTYVARDIAYAAWKLGIIERDFKYKIFDKNKDQSDILITDIDGEIEFKLKNIDMTITVVDVRQRRPQEIVKYALGLIGADSSKYVHFAYEVVSLSTKEAERMGLNVGDTEFVHMKGREGIYVKVDSVIDSIKKKVMYETAQRHPEWPPQKVEHVAENVAIGALVYALVKGDADKIIIFDREEALKIEGDTGPYLQYSYARACRILEKSPIKEEVKRREALEKQEIALLREISLFPLVVEESVKLMLLKKLANYAYNLASAFNNFYESCPVLTDDEETMKFRLSLIKAYLITMGNCLRILGIPIVEEM
- a CDS encoding TGS domain-containing protein; translation: MPTNLPAEAKAKLAKYREARTHEEKIKALEEAISCIPHHKHTEKMLRQLKKRLAQLRRELEHKPAKGGRRDDFSIEREGAAQVVLLGATNTGKSSLLAMLTNAKPEIANYPMTTRRPIPGMMEYEDVEIQIVELPAILTETLEETSIAYKSLGMARNADLIVVVLDASNRPLEQFRKIVEMLEDVGVVLKKERTKVILEKKDSGGIRLVTFGKFNGTVDEIKRLLESVGIRNAVVKIIGDATIEDIEEQVIYEFVYKKGLVILNKFDLMSGNIDEIEDLNLQLETPLVKISAKDGKGLEELKRLIFENLGLMRVYTQKDGVIARKPIVVPIGTTVGQLAYLIHKELAENFRYARVWGTSVKVQGQKVGADHVLQDKDLIEIFTL
- a CDS encoding DNA-directed RNA polymerase subunit D, which translates into the protein MNSGENMAVRLLESDDKSIKIEFEGVPLAVANAIRRFIISEVPTMAIEEVLIIENSSGMTNEVLAHRISLIPFISNIDLYVPPDECTCGSKLGCEKCVVRYVLKAEAVDQPITVYSGDMIPEDPNTTVVPVSGNIPIVKLAPGERIELELYVRVGKGKKHAKWQPGIATLYESKESADKRVLFVESFGFLEPKRMVLEAIKILNKKINELMQTIRESDQHA
- a CDS encoding DNA-directed RNA polymerase subunit N, translating into MMFPIRCFTCGALIADKWEEYKARVDAGESPAKVLDELGIKRYCCRRMFISSEDYFDEVVEFRSKFGKKGDTKT
- the rpsB gene encoding 30S ribosomal protein S2; its protein translation is MESTQSAEAEIIELFVKNAMHVGSKVKVKHAEKFIYKLRQDGIYLIDVKKTIERLNVAAKFISFFPPEKVAVVSTHVYGVRAVQRFCELTGCIPVVQKIRSGMFTNRVLKYYMEPQLVLVSDPRYDAQAIEEAAIARIPVIAFCSTDNMLSNIDLAVPINNRGKSSLPYAFWYLAKRVLIERGLLTPEKEAEITPESFMSTSVT